TAAAACATTCTTTTCTTTAGATTGTGGATGCAGAAGATCCCTATCAGATTTATTAGTTTGTATTAGGTGGAATTACAAGTACTTTATTTGAGGTACACAATGATTGTGATTTTAAGCTAGTTGTATGATTTATGAATAAAAAATAGTAAATAAAAAAAATTAATTTATTCAGTGACTTTGATTTAAGATGCTGTAAATTTGAAACCTATTTTTGCATGAGTGTCATCGCAGCTTGGTTGGGTGCAGGATTTTCCAAATCTACACAATGTTATTGTTGTTTTTCTATCTACTTCCACTAGTAATGGGCCATTTTCTTCTGCCTTGATTTTTACATTGGTCATTATTTTTATTCTAACTTTATTTTCAATAAACAATGCTAATTTTTGTAATTTTATCATTAATTATCCACTATAATATGACCAAAATTAATGATTGTAGTATGTTATCTTGGAAAAAATTTGTGAAATGGTTATTTCTAGAAGAGTAACAAAATCTCAATGTAGAGGTCGAGATGGAAAAAGTGGAAAGAAAACAAATGGATCATGTGAAAAAATATGATTTCAAATATGTGCTAAAAATATTTGAGTTTACATAAAAAATTACTGATGTACATGTTATT
The DNA window shown above is from Nitrosopumilus sp. and carries:
- a CDS encoding CDGSH iron-sulfur domain-containing protein; protein product: MIKLQKLALFIENKVRIKIMTNVKIKAEENGPLLVEVDRKTTITLCRFGKSCTQPSCDDTHAKIGFKFTAS